In Cydia pomonella isolate Wapato2018A chromosome 27, ilCydPomo1, whole genome shotgun sequence, a single genomic region encodes these proteins:
- the LOC133532799 gene encoding partner of xrn-2 protein 1-like → MKPTGDIDSLRTEHESDEQWTVRRNFMLEHKNDFGEDELITLAQLFTNIEFLGCRYPPETMKRIAKLSEKVASNYRDSRKNKLKRTFVQASSAAEQKAKRTFK, encoded by the exons ATGAAACCCACAGGCGACATAGACTCGCTCCGCACCGAGCACGAATCCGACGAGCAATGGACGGTGCGCCGGAACTTCATGCTCGAACATAAAAACGATTTTGGAGAAGACGAGCTGATCACGTTGGCGCAACTCTTTACCAATATCGAGTTCCTTGGTTGTAG ATACCCACCCGAGACAATGAAGAGGATAGCCAAGCTGTCGGAGAAGGTGGCCTCCAACTACCGAGACAGCCGGAAGAACAAATTAAAGCGTACATTTGTGCAAGCCAGCAGTGCTGCTGAGCAGAAGGCTAAGAGGACTTTCAAATAA
- the LOC133532835 gene encoding lysosomal alpha-mannosidase-like, translated as MLLLVLLLAQSAHAQYEPKKDDGVDVLTTPMHGEACGYASCLPIQPGWLNVHIVPQTHSELGHGYNFHQHFTGEDPPFPKNSINMKRILDSILTELWNNVHRRFTLSDTAYLFHWWKNRHPAVHRMMYQLVRQGRLTIVGGGLGVTDEASTNYHAIIDQFSYSLRKLNATFRACARPLVAWAADVYGHSREFTSLMAQMGYDALFINPISYDEEVARMRRKSLEFLWRGSDDLGPSTDMFTHNLFDGYWAPPGFCFSKLCSDPLLVTSSQLFSDVQDRVDKFIEGVLYRQAPNFETRNVMVIMGHRKAYADAHVWFDNIEKLIGYVSRQVPRFSINHGSLRKPLNAIFYLKDFFFPSYTNWRAAQKQLNVTLFFSNPPCYLAAVHDENPELETKQDDFFPYVHDKDSYTVGMYSSRPTFKYLIREAHVYLQIAKQMQITANMGPYTKMFEDFNWVMGVVQDHSVASGVLRDRVKQYYTSKIDAAVTKSTDFISKAFTKLRSSPKHVTYYRCQFNISSCYGSRFIKYSVSISTYLHVTVPASSSIGCIGNLNLRGVAYLFICKNRKRRRTRSFDVGQYASPRYRRCCRWSGLKTLVGATSSPNTRLGPPGASYVNTFPQRRKMITRPGFHSVDLVINVIMLSSDLQIQVYNPLGWPVTTPVRLPVYPTNSVFKVYGNEGEEVKSATIRLPDTILRIKGRPSADYEVVFIAANIPPVGFRSYYIEAQFFKGKMLIERGGERSEDYEDDTQEKTMPFTWKDSKQQSRPRKYKHEMKVLGLTANKREKKMIAPKAHNTQNITKHANGLQMVATEVLKDTANNYMKDRIHVEDVDNYQIESTTGGEIMLPMLKEFTTEAGVMLPMLRDFLQKSKVLNKLEFVDTEKELLSSHELEHEPVTETEFETTNTTEADIKIPFRKNITRFSDIQDIMVEPDIKVPIIRPTKGPTKKIPHRIKPEEPYFRPFTTTAEPDIRVFTPTRDRSDIKILVNTDIKVPVNKSTVKTKARKFSESVEFEAGRTESLAIVPVQTTSTTSAVYVAEWSSTTESVLVVPVRKMWEQVTVEPKLKLEMERQDAETKNNEEILEYTTESVNLPVNEAQLEKKVQNVIPQAFNVEASRNADLVDTDPIVDTGAQNEDIEQIENSERFRTYSLTTEEVETFVPYLQTTEEIERVPNEENVESTTGVESTTTQSTDYIYISSSTDNIRSTEAYDTKILSVSPLPMATGTTNFAVPTDIADPNEKYFKVDDGSRLFIGNKYVRVNLDKRRRVSSIFLRNGVRINLEILMFHYVSDDPAKFDIRTVPRRDIKPPGAYIFRPIDPYIIRSEDKYDVDIIKTDIVEEMHITFSNWTSLQLRLYVDSPVIELHWLVGPIPTDDGLGKEVFIRYKTDLDHDGAFYTDSSGRQTIKRIRGRRATYEPVDLDPITGNLYPVTSKIYIEDQRKNIRFSVFNDRCQAGGALIDGAIDLMLHRRILTDDIGFGAFLNETENNEPIRAAGTHYLYLSKAHRNKIFEKKFAKEIALAPRVLTSSHRMYTDDMRKQFYDSKNEFSALKDKLPLGVHLLTLERITPEEMLVRLENYLEKVDATSDGVRYVRLRDLFRDIKVVWLKETLLAGNMYKDHWNPTQWRKKNSFYRRFNDYYGSSNDTFEEEHLEIGDELGGRGVRLAPQQIRTFIVKYKYNKI; from the exons ATGTTGCTGCTAGTCCTGTTGCTGGCGCAGTCCGCGCACGCGCAGTACGAGCCGAAGAAAGATGATGGCGTCGACGTGCTGACCACGCCCATGCACGGCGAGGCTTGTGGATACGCG AGCTGCCTGCCCATCCAGCCAGGTTGGCTAAACGTGCACATCGTGCCTCAAACACACAGCGAGCTGGGACACGGATACAATTTTCATCAACATTTCACGGGAG agGATCCACCCTTTCCGAAGAACAGCATAAACATGAAGAGGATCCTGGATTCCATACTCACAGAATTATGGAACAATGTTCATCGCAG GTTCACACTGTCGGACACGGCATATCTTTTCCATTGGTGGAAAAATCGACATCCGGCAG TCCATCGTATGATGTACCAGCTAGTCCGTCAAGGCCGCCTGACTATAGTGGGCGGTGGTCTTGGTGTCACCGATGAAGCCTCCACCAACTACCACGCCATCATCGACCAGTTCAGCTACTCACTCAG GAAACTGAACGCTACGTTCCGGGCATGTGCGCGCCCTCTAGTGGCGTGGGCGGCAGACGTGTATGGACATTCAAGGGAGTTCACCTCTCTGATGGCGCAGATGGG ATACGACGCATTATTCATAAACCCAATCAGCTACGACGAGGAAGTAGCGCGCATGCGTCGCAAATCACTAGAGTTCCTGTGGCGCGGCAGCGACGACCTTG GTCCGTCGACAGACATGTTCACCCATAACTTATTCGACGGATACTGGGCGCCCCCTGGCTTCTGCTTCAGCAAGCTGTGTTCCGACCCATTGCTGGTCACCTCGAGCCAGCTGTTTTCTGACGTACAGGATCGG GTAGACAAGTTCATCGAAGGCGTGCTGTACCGCCAAGCGCCGAACTTCGAAACGCGGAACGTGATGGTCATCATGGGGCATCGAAAGGCCTACGCAGATGCTCACGTCTGGTTCGATAACATCGAGAAACTAATCGGGTACGTATCTCGTCAAGTTCCTAGATTTTCTATTAACCACGGCTCGCTAAGGAAGCCT TTaaacgccattttttatttaaaagattttttttttcccagttaCACGAATTGGAGGGCAGCCCAGAAACAACTAAACGTAACTCTGTTCTTCTCGAACCCGCCGTGCTACCTGGCCGCTGTTCACGACGAGAA CCCGGAGTTGGAGACGAAACAGGACGATTTCTTCCCGTACGTGCACGACAAGGACAGCTATACGGTTGGCATGTACTCTTCCAGGCCTACATTTAAGTACCTCATCAGAGAAGCACATGTCTACCTGCAG ATAGCGAAGCAAATGCAAATTACTGCCAACATGGGGCCGTATACAAAGATGTTCGAAGACTTCAACTGGGTCATGG GGGTGGTCCAAGACCACAGCGTGGCGTCCGGGGTACTGCGGGACCGGGTGAAGCAATACTACACGAGCAAAATCGACGCGGCCGTCACCAAATCTACGgattttatttctaaagctttTAC TAAGCTACGCTCGAGTCCTAAGCATGTGACGTACTACCGATGCCAGTTTAACATATCTTCGTGTTATGGGTCCCGCTTCATCAAGTATAGCGTGAGTATTTCAACATATCTTCATGTTACGGTTCCCGCTTCATCAAGTATAGGGTG TATAGG AAACTTGAACTTACGGGGGGTTGCGTATCTTTTTATCTGTAAAAACCGAAAACGGAGACGCACCCGCTCCTTCGACGTAGGGCAGTATGCATCGCCCCGTTATAGGCGGTGCTGCCGCTGGTCGGGTTTAAAGACGTTAGTAGGGGCGACTTCATCCCCTAATACCCGTCTCGGTCCCCCTGGGGCGAGTTATGTAAACACATTTCCACAGCGTAGAAAAATGATAACAAGACCCGGTTTTCATAGTGTAGATTTAGTGATAAATGTGATAATGTTAAGTTCTGACTTGCAGATCCAAGTGTACAACCCACTGGGCTGGCCCGTGACCACGCCTGTGCGGCTTCCCGTCTATCCAACTAACAGCGTGTTTAAGGTCTACGGCAATGAAG GCGAAGAAGTCAAATCAGCGACAATAAGATTGCCAGACACAATATTAAGAATTAAAGGGCGCCCAAGCGCAGACTACGAAGTGGTTTTCATAGCGGCCAATATTCCACCGGTGGGATTCCGGTCCTATTATATAGAAGCACAGTTCTTTAAAGgtaaaatgttaattgaaagagGGGGTGAAAGAAGCGAAGATTATGAAGATGATACACAAGAGAAAACAATGCCATTTACTTGGAAAGATAGTAAACAACAATCTAGACCAAGGAAATATAAACATGAAATGAAAGTATTGGGTTTAACAGCCAATAAACGAGAGAAGAAAATGATTGCACCTAAAGCACATAATACCCAGAATATTACTAAACATGCGAACGGATTACAAATGGTAGCTACAGAGGTATTAAAAGATACTGCTAATAATTACATGAAGGATAGGATTCATGTTGAAGACGTAGATAATTATCAAATAGAAAGTACTACAGGAGGAGAAATTATGCTTCCAATGCTAAAGGAATTTACTACCGAAGCGGGAGTTATGCTTCCCATGCTAAGAGACTTTTTACAAAAATCGAAAGTTCTTAATAAATTAGAGTTCGTCGACACTGAAAAAGAACTATTATCATCGCATGAGTTAGAACATGAACCTGTTACAGAGACTGAATTTGAGACTACAAATACAACTGAAGCAGATATAAAAATCCCTTTTAGGAAAAACATCACGAGATTCAGTGACATACAAGACATAATGGTAGAACCGGATataaaagtacctattattCGCCCAACAAAAGGACCAACTAAAAAAATACCACATCGAATAAAACCAGAAGAGCCTTATTTTAGACCGTTTACGACAACTGCGGAACCAGATATAAGAGTATTTACGCCGACCAGAGACAGATCAGATATAAAGATATTAGTAAATACAGATATAAAAGTACCAGTTAACAAATCCACAGTTAAAACTAAGGCCAGGAAATTTTCAGAATCAGTAGAATTTGAAGCAGGTAGAACAGAATCATTAGCGATAGTGCCCGTTCAAACGACTTCAACAACATCTGCAGTGTATGTAGCGGAATGGTCTAGCACAACTGAATCAGTATTAGTAGTACCAGTTAGGAAAATGTGGGAACAAGTTACAGTTGAACCAAAGTTAAAACTCGAAATGGAACGTCAAGATgctgaaacaaaaaataatgaagaaATTCTAGAATATACAACTGAATCTGTAAATCTGCCAGTCAATGAAGCACagttagaaaaaaaagtacaaaatgtaatacCACAGGCTTTTAACGTAGAAGCGAGTAGAAATGCCGATTTAGTTGATACTGACCCGATAGTAGACACAGGGGCCCAGAACGAAGACATTGAGCAAATTGAAAATTCAGAAAGGTTTAGAACATATTCATTAACCACTGAAGAGGTAGAAACTTTCGTACCATACTTACAAACTACAGAAGAAATTGAGCGAGTTCCAAATGAAGAAAATGTTGAATCAACCACTGGCGTAGAATCTACTACAACTCAGAGTACCGATTACATTTACATATCTAGTTCCACTGACAATATTAGATCTACTGAagcatatgacactaaaatattGTCTGTGTCTCCACTTCCAATGGCAACTGGAACTACAAATTTTGCTGTACCTACCGATATTGCTGATCCTAATGAAAAGTATTTCAAAGTCGATGATGGAAGCCGATTGTTCATTGGAAACAAG TACGTACGCGTCAACCTCGACAAAAGACGCCGTGTCTCCAGTATCTTCCTCCGAAACGGAGTGCGCATTAACCTTGAAATCCTCATGTTCCACTACGTGTCCGACGACCCCGCGAAGTTTGACATCAGGACAGTACCAAGAAGAGACATTAAACCACCTGGAGCGTACATCTTCAGGCCTATTGACCCATACATTATTAGGTCGGAGGACAAATACGATGTCGACATTATAAAGACAGACATAGTTGAGGAAATGCATATAACTTTTAGCAATTGGACGTCTTTGCAGCTGCGGTTGTATGTGGATAGCCCGGTTATTG AACTTCACTGGTTGGTCGGCCCAATCCCGACAGACGATGGACTGGGAAAGGAGGTGTTCATCCGATACAAAACCGACTTGGACCACGACGGTGCCTTTTACACGGACTCCAGCGGACGACAGACCATCAAGCGTATCAGAGGAAGGAGGGCCACGTATGAGCCTGTAGATTTGGACCCTATCACAG GCAACCTGTACCCCGTGACGTCGAAGATCTACATCGAAGACCAGAGGAAAAACATCCGTTTCTCAGTCTTCAACGATCGATGTCAAGCCGGCGGCGCTTTGATAGATGGCGCCATTGATCTCATGCTACATCGAAGGATTCTTACCGATGATATAG GCTTTGGAGCGTTTTTGAACGAGACAGAAAACAACGAACCAATCAGAGCAGCCGGAACCCACTATCTCTACCTCTCGAAGGCGCACAGAAACAAAATTTTCGAAAAGAAATTCGCTAAAGAAATAGCCTTGGCTCCCCGCGTTTTAACTTCTAGCCATCGAATGTACACAGACGATATGAGAAAACAGTTTTACGATAGCAAAAATGAATTTAGCGCTCTTAAAGACAAATTACCTCTTGGCGTGCATCTTTTAACTCTAGAAAGAATAACACCAGAAGAAATGTTAGTACGACTTGAAAATTACTTGGAAAAAGTAGACGCGACCAGCGATGGAGTTCGATATGTGCGTTTAAGGGATTTGTTTAGAGATATAAAGGTAGTGTGGTTGAAAGAAACTTTGTTAGCTGGTAATATGTACAAGGATCATTGGAATCCGACGCAATGGAGAAAGAAGAATTCGTTTTATAGAAGATTTAATGATTATTATGGTAGTAGTAATGATACATTTGAAGAAGAACACTTGGAAATAGGTGACGAGTTGGGTGGGAGAGGGGTTAGGTTAGCTCCGCAGCAGATCAGAACgtttattgttaaatataaatataataaaatataa